A DNA window from Massilia putida contains the following coding sequences:
- a CDS encoding YbdD/YjiX family protein encodes MLGALAQAGRYLGQSMRLMVGLPEYDTYVAHMEKTHPDQPVMSYEEFFRERQQARYGNGKRGGCC; translated from the coding sequence ATGCTCGGCGCGCTGGCCCAGGCGGGCCGCTACCTCGGGCAAAGCATGCGCCTGATGGTCGGCCTGCCGGAATACGACACCTATGTGGCGCACATGGAAAAGACCCATCCGGATCAACCGGTCATGAGCTACGAGGAGTTTTTCCGCGAGCGCCAGCAGGCCCGCTACGGTAATGGAAAACGCGGAGGATGTTGCTGA
- a CDS encoding carbon starvation CstA family protein, which produces MKRLTSQLGWAALSLAGAVSLAYVALKRGESINAVWVVIAAVCVYLIAYRFYSLFIADKVMGLDAQRQTPAYKYNDGLDFVPTNRYVLFGHHFAAIAGAGPLVGPVLAAQMGYLPGMLWILAGVVFAGAVQDFMVLFISMRRDGRSLGDLIKSEMGEIPGVIALFGTFMIMVIILAVLALIVVKALTGSPWGSFTVMATIPIALFMGVYSRYIRVGRIGEVSLIGFVLLIGAIVGGQYVHDSAVWGPMFTFTGTQLTWMLIGYGFVASVIPVWLLLAPRDYLSTFLKIGTIVGLALGIVFVAPMMQMPSITRFIDGTGPAWSGTLFPFLFITIACGAVSGFHALISSGTTPKMIENERHARFIGYGGMLMESFVAIMALVAASTIDPGVYFAMNSPAAVIGTTAQTAAAAVSNWGFVITPDQLTQIAKDVGEHTIISRAGGAPTLAVGMAHILSNVIGGKVMMAFWYHFAILFEALFILTAVDAGTRAGRFMLQDLLGAFAPSFKRTESLPANLIATGLCVAAWGYFLYQGVVDPLGGINTLWPLFGIANQMLAGIALTLGTVVLFKMKRGQYAWVSIVPTIWLLICTLSAGWLKIFDPNVKVGFMAHAHKFQAALDQGQVLAPAKSLDQMGRIIFNDYVDATLCGFFMVVVVAVLLYGIRTALAARKNARPSAQETPYVAAPAASMAEVQ; this is translated from the coding sequence ATGAAACGTCTAACAAGCCAGCTCGGCTGGGCTGCGCTATCGCTCGCGGGCGCCGTCTCGCTCGCCTACGTCGCCCTCAAGCGCGGCGAATCCATCAACGCGGTCTGGGTCGTCATCGCGGCCGTCTGCGTCTACCTCATCGCGTACCGCTTCTACAGCCTGTTCATCGCCGACAAGGTGATGGGCCTCGATGCCCAGCGCCAGACCCCGGCGTACAAGTACAACGACGGCCTCGACTTCGTGCCGACGAACCGCTACGTGCTGTTCGGCCACCACTTCGCCGCGATCGCCGGCGCCGGTCCGCTCGTCGGCCCCGTGCTCGCCGCGCAGATGGGCTATCTGCCCGGCATGCTGTGGATCCTGGCCGGCGTCGTGTTCGCGGGCGCCGTGCAGGACTTCATGGTGCTGTTCATCTCGATGCGCCGCGACGGCCGTTCGCTGGGCGACCTGATCAAGTCCGAGATGGGCGAGATCCCCGGCGTGATCGCCCTGTTCGGCACCTTCATGATCATGGTGATCATCCTGGCCGTGCTGGCGCTGATCGTCGTGAAGGCCCTGACCGGCTCGCCGTGGGGCTCGTTCACCGTGATGGCGACGATCCCGATCGCGCTGTTCATGGGCGTCTACTCGCGCTACATCCGCGTCGGGCGCATCGGCGAAGTGTCGCTGATCGGCTTCGTGCTGCTGATCGGCGCCATCGTCGGCGGCCAGTACGTGCACGATTCCGCCGTCTGGGGCCCGATGTTCACGTTCACCGGCACGCAGCTGACCTGGATGCTGATCGGCTACGGCTTCGTGGCGTCGGTCATCCCCGTGTGGCTGCTGCTGGCACCGCGCGACTACCTCTCCACGTTCCTCAAGATCGGCACCATCGTCGGCCTCGCGCTGGGCATCGTGTTCGTCGCCCCGATGATGCAGATGCCGTCGATCACCCGCTTCATCGACGGCACCGGTCCGGCCTGGTCCGGCACGCTGTTCCCGTTCCTGTTCATCACCATCGCCTGCGGCGCCGTGTCCGGCTTCCACGCGCTGATCTCGTCGGGCACCACGCCCAAGATGATCGAGAACGAACGCCATGCCCGCTTCATCGGCTACGGCGGCATGCTGATGGAATCGTTCGTCGCCATCATGGCCCTCGTCGCCGCGTCGACCATCGATCCGGGCGTCTATTTCGCGATGAACAGCCCGGCCGCCGTGATCGGCACGACCGCCCAGACGGCCGCCGCCGCGGTCTCGAACTGGGGCTTCGTGATCACGCCCGACCAGCTGACGCAGATCGCCAAGGACGTCGGCGAGCACACCATCATCTCGCGCGCCGGCGGCGCCCCGACGCTGGCCGTCGGCATGGCCCACATCCTGTCGAACGTCATCGGCGGCAAGGTCATGATGGCGTTCTGGTACCACTTCGCGATCCTGTTCGAAGCGCTGTTCATCCTGACCGCCGTCGACGCGGGTACCCGCGCCGGCCGCTTCATGCTGCAGGACCTGCTGGGCGCCTTCGCGCCGTCGTTCAAGCGCACGGAATCGCTGCCCGCGAACCTGATCGCCACCGGCCTGTGCGTGGCCGCCTGGGGCTATTTCCTGTACCAGGGCGTCGTCGATCCGCTGGGCGGCATCAACACGCTGTGGCCGCTGTTCGGCATCGCCAACCAGATGCTGGCCGGTATCGCGCTCACGCTGGGCACCGTCGTGCTGTTCAAGATGAAGCGCGGCCAGTACGCGTGGGTCTCGATCGTGCCGACCATCTGGCTGCTGATCTGCACGCTGTCGGCCGGCTGGCTCAAGATCTTCGATCCGAACGTCAAGGTCGGCTTCATGGCCCACGCCCACAAGTTCCAGGCCGCGCTCGACCAGGGCCAGGTGCTGGCACCGGCCAAGTCGCTCGACCAGATGGGCCGCATCATCTTCAACGACTACGTCGACGCCACCTTGTGCGGCTTCTTCATGGTCGTCGTGGTCGCGGTGCTGCTGTACGGCATCCGCACGGCGCTGGCCGCGCGCAAGAATGCCCGCCCGAGCGCCCAGGAAACGCCGTACGTCGCGGCGCCTGCCGCCTCGATGGCCGAGGTGCAGTGA
- a CDS encoding cache domain-containing protein, which yields MQLRQKVIFLAIAPLIVALCVIALFVRQQAIALAHEQHATIQQAYLASKEAELRHYVDLASHSIAHLTASGRSDPATLAEAKRVLQALSFGDDGYFFVYDMQGRNLMHPRQPELVGRDLWNLRDQFGAPTIQNIVAVAKQGGGLVRYNWVKPSTNKPGPKLGYVVAIPQWGWIMGSGLYLDDVQAALDRVDAQQSLNIRTTMWWIAGLAILATLVIGGAGLALNISESRVADMKLKALAQRVVDSQEQERARLSRDLHDGISQWLVSIKLQIEAGIIRMKGTPDQQRQAHASFERTAEELNKVLGEVRRISHDLRPTLLDDLGLAAALDHLAEEFSQHSGTPVKFAASGDAEHLPQTVGTVLFRIAQEALTNIERHAGAHRIDLSLHTGRGRVLLTIADDGAGFDAEGVATHPQRGIGLRNMMERLDAIGGHLDIASSAAGTTVCASVELEDS from the coding sequence ATGCAATTACGGCAGAAGGTCATCTTTCTCGCGATCGCCCCGCTGATCGTGGCGCTGTGCGTGATCGCCCTGTTCGTCCGGCAACAGGCGATCGCGCTCGCGCACGAGCAGCACGCGACCATCCAGCAGGCCTACCTGGCCAGCAAAGAGGCCGAACTCAGGCACTACGTGGACCTGGCCTCGCACTCGATCGCCCACCTGACGGCATCCGGCCGCAGCGACCCCGCCACGCTGGCGGAGGCCAAGCGCGTGCTGCAAGCGCTCAGCTTCGGCGACGACGGCTATTTCTTCGTCTACGACATGCAGGGCCGCAACCTGATGCATCCGCGCCAGCCCGAGCTGGTCGGACGCGACCTGTGGAACCTGCGCGACCAGTTCGGCGCGCCGACCATCCAGAACATCGTCGCCGTGGCGAAGCAGGGCGGGGGCCTGGTCCGCTACAACTGGGTCAAGCCGTCGACGAACAAACCGGGCCCCAAGCTGGGCTACGTCGTGGCGATCCCGCAATGGGGCTGGATCATGGGCAGCGGCCTGTACCTCGATGACGTGCAGGCCGCGCTCGACCGGGTCGACGCCCAGCAGTCGCTCAACATCCGGACGACGATGTGGTGGATCGCCGGCCTCGCCATCCTGGCCACGCTCGTCATCGGCGGCGCCGGCCTCGCCTTGAACATCAGCGAATCGCGCGTGGCGGACATGAAATTGAAAGCCCTCGCGCAGCGCGTCGTCGATTCGCAGGAACAGGAGCGGGCCCGATTGTCGCGCGATCTGCACGACGGCATCAGCCAGTGGCTCGTGTCGATCAAGCTGCAGATCGAGGCCGGCATCATCCGCATGAAAGGTACGCCGGACCAGCAGCGCCAGGCGCATGCCAGTTTCGAGCGCACGGCGGAAGAGCTGAACAAGGTGCTGGGTGAGGTGCGCCGCATCTCGCACGACCTGCGTCCGACCCTGCTGGACGATCTTGGCCTTGCCGCCGCGCTCGACCATCTGGCGGAAGAATTCTCGCAGCACAGCGGCACGCCCGTGAAGTTTGCCGCGTCGGGCGATGCCGAGCACCTGCCGCAGACCGTCGGCACGGTGCTGTTCCGCATCGCCCAGGAAGCGCTGACGAACATCGAACGCCACGCGGGCGCGCACCGCATCGACCTGTCGCTGCACACCGGCCGCGGGCGCGTGCTGCTCACCATCGCCGACGACGGCGCCGGCTTCGACGCCGAGGGCGTGGCCACCCACCCGCAGCGCGGCATCGGGCTGCGCAACATGATGGAACGGCTGGACGCCATCGGCGGCCACCTCGACATCGCATCGTCGGCCGCCGGCACCACCGTGTGCGCAAGCGTCGAACTGGAGGATTCATGA
- a CDS encoding response regulator gives MTTGTIHIMLVDDHPLVRDGLRARLEAVPHFRVVAEADSGAEALALAGTTRIDLVLMDITMRDGSGIEATARLYANFPDIAVLILSMHDKLEYVTQAMQAGARGYVLKDAPGKDIVLAIDTVMAGGIYYSAAVARQLARPSAQDNQLTSREQEVLRHIANGESNKQIARALDLSVRTVETHRLNIKRKLGIEGQAELIKFAVQHGRFGASGA, from the coding sequence ATGACGACCGGGACCATCCACATCATGCTCGTCGACGACCACCCGCTCGTGCGCGACGGCCTGCGCGCGCGCCTGGAGGCCGTGCCGCATTTCCGCGTGGTGGCCGAAGCGGATTCCGGCGCCGAAGCGCTCGCGCTCGCGGGGACCACGCGCATCGACCTCGTGCTGATGGACATCACCATGCGCGATGGCAGCGGTATCGAGGCGACGGCCCGCCTGTATGCGAACTTCCCGGACATCGCCGTGCTGATCCTGTCCATGCACGACAAGCTCGAATACGTCACGCAAGCCATGCAGGCAGGCGCGCGCGGTTACGTGTTGAAGGACGCGCCGGGCAAGGACATCGTGCTGGCCATCGATACCGTCATGGCCGGCGGCATCTATTACAGCGCCGCGGTGGCCCGTCAGCTGGCGCGGCCGTCGGCGCAGGACAACCAGCTGACGTCGCGCGAACAGGAAGTGCTGCGCCACATCGCCAACGGGGAATCGAACAAGCAGATCGCGCGCGCGCTCGACCTGTCCGTGCGCACCGTCGAAACGCACCGCCTGAACATCAAGCGCAAATTGGGGATCGAAGGGCAGGCCGAGCTGATCAAGTTCGCCGTGCAGCATGGACGGTTCGGCGCTTCCGGGGCGTAA